In one window of Helianthus annuus cultivar XRQ/B chromosome 17, HanXRQr2.0-SUNRISE, whole genome shotgun sequence DNA:
- the LOC110920788 gene encoding probable LRR receptor-like serine/threonine-protein kinase At1g56130 isoform X1, whose protein sequence is MERVQHLKIPLEEIKSGTNNFSDQNLIARGGFGNVYIGKLTISGHQTTVAVKRLDRTHGQGVHEFLMEIQMLTCYKHENLITLVGFCEESGECILVYEHAKHGSLDKYLSDDKLSWVQRLKISIGAARGFNYLHNDVGPQHRVLHRDIKSSNILLNENWEAKVSDFGLSKIGPSNVEFTFLVTRACGTFGYIDPEYRKTGILTKESDVYSFGVVLFEILCGRLALVNKYQDERRFLDSLAPRACEQHSLDEITLPSIRHDMKESSFNIYSMVAYQCLKENRVERPTMAWIVEKLEEALKLQVDSKVAGFIRVGPWGKQSGDPMNSWSFELGPGLRMQKIVIDYGNDVIHSLMFIAECQGVLHTSKKLGGLAGGQTVSEVKFDFDEEIIGMNGSIGAQDSDTIISSLSFITNKRTHGPFGRPSNSVFSIPLEKGSLVGFYGFAGNYIDGIGVYVKAYDEITRVGTWGGRYVEPRPPNTWHFQLQRNHHLKNITIEHGDLIYSLMFTTQYRGLTHTSAKAGGWNGGEKLSKVTLDWNEEIIAISGTVAKSRGKYAGYTIISSISFVTIKETYGPFGTIRGTPFTVPWEVGSFAGFYGLCGYYIDGIGVYLKPKN, encoded by the exons ATGGAAAGAGTACAACACTTAAAAATTCCTCTCGAAGAGATCAAATCGGGAACCAACAACTTTAGTGATCAAAATCTTATTGCAAGAGGCGGGTTTGGAAATGTATATATAGGCAAACTCACCATATCTGGGCACCAAACTACCGTCGCTGTTAAGAGGCTTGACCGTACACATGGACAAGGGGTTCATGAGTTCTTGATGGAAATTCAAATGCTTACGTGTTATAAGCATGAAAACCTCATTACTCTTGTTGGTTTTTGTGAAGAAAGTGGAGAATGTATTCTTGTTTATGAGCATGCAAAACATGGAAGTCTAGACAAATATCTAAGCGACGATAAGCTCTCGTGGGTGCAACGTCTCAAAATAAGCATTGGCGCAGCTCGTGGTTTCAATTACCTTCATAATGATGTGGGACCCCAACACAGGGTCTTGCATCGGGACATAAAGAGCTCAAACATTCTACTAAACGAGAATTGGGAAGCAAAAGTATCTGATTTTGGATTGTCAAAAATTGGCCCTTCTAATGTTGAGTTCACATTTCTCGTGACTCGTGCTTGTGGTACTTTCGGCTATATTGATCCTGAGTATAGGAAAACCGGCATTCTTACCAAAGAATCAGACGTGTATTCGTTTGGGGTGGTCCTATTTGAAATATTGTGTGGAAGGCTTGCACTTGTTAATAAATATCAAGATGAACGTCGGTTTCTAGATTCACTTGCACCACGAGCTTGTGAACAACATAGTTTAGATGAGATAACCCTTCCTAGTATCCGGCATGATATGAAGGAATCTTCCTTTAACATTTACTCTATGGTAGCATATCAATGTTTGAAAGAAAACCGTGTTGAACGGCCAACGATGGCATGGATAGTTGAGAAACTCGAAGAGGCATTAAAGCTTCAA GTTGATAGCAAAGTTGCAGGATTCATTCGGGTAGGACCTTGGGGAAAACAAAGTGGAGATCCTATGAATAGCTGGTCTTTTGAACTTGGGCCAGGTCTTAGGATGCAAAAGATAGTTATTGATTATGGTAATGATGTGATACACTCTCTCATGTTCATTGCTGAATGTCAGGGTGTTTTGCACACGTCTAAGAAGCTTGGTGGTTTGGCTGGGGGACAAACAGTTTCCGAG GTCAAGTTTGATTTTGACGAGGAAATTATTGGTATGAATGGAAGCATTGGTGCTCAAGATAGTGACACAATAATTTCGTCACTTTCTTTTATAACGAACAAGAGAACCCATGGTCCTTTTGGTCGACCATCCAACTCCGTTTTCTCAATACCGTTGGAGAAAGGGTCATTAGTTGGATTCTACGGTTTTGCTGGTAATTATATTGATGGGATCGGTGTCTATGTGAAAGCCTATGATGAAATCACGAGGGTGGGAACATGGGGAGGGCGTTATGTTGAACCGCGGCCACCGAATACTTGGCACTTCCAACTACAGAGAAATCATCATTTGAAAAATATAACCATTGAACATGGCGATCTCATCTATTCTCTAATGTTCACCACACAATATAGAGGGTTAACGCACACTTCTGCAAAAGCCGGTGGTTGGAATGGCGGGGAAAAACTTTCTAAG GTAACACTCGACTGGAATGAAGAAATTATTGCTATTAGTGGAACAGTTGCAAAGTCAAGGGGAAAATATGCGGGTTACACGATCATTTCATCAATATCATTTGTGACGATCAAAGAAACCTATGGTCCATTTGGTACCATAAGAGGGACGCCTTTTACGGTACCATGGGAAGTTGGTTCATTTGCTGGTTTTTACGGCCTGTGTGGGTATTATATTGATGGGATTGGCGTCTATTTGAAGCCTAAAAACTAG
- the LOC110920788 gene encoding probable LRR receptor-like serine/threonine-protein kinase At1g56130 isoform X2, whose protein sequence is MERVQHLKIPLEEIKSGTNNFSDQNLIARGGFGNVYIGKLTISGHQTTVAVKRLDRTHGQGVHEFLMEIQMLTCYKHENLITLVGFCEESGECILVYEHAKHGSLDKYLSDDKLSWVQRLKISIGAARGFNYLHNDVGPQHRVLHRDIKSSNILLNENWEAKVSDFGLSKIGPSNVEFTFLVTRACGTFGYIDPEYRKTGILTKESDVYSFGVVLFEILCGRLALVNKYQDERRFLDSLAPRACEQHSLDEITLPSIRHDMKESSFNIYSMVAYQCLKENRVERPTMAWIVEKLEEALKLQVDSKVAGFIRVGPWGKQSGDPMNSWSFELGPGLRMQKIVIDYGNDVIHSLMFIAECQGVLHTSKKLGGLAGGQTVSEVKFDFDEEIIGMNGSIGAQDSDTIISSLSFITNKRTHGPFGRPSNSVFSIPLEKGSLVGFYGFAGNYIDGIGVYVKAYDEITRVGTWGGRYVEPRPPNTWHFQLQRNHHLKNITIEHGDLIYSLMFTTQYRGLTHTSAKAGGWNGGEKLSKVTLDWNEEIIAISGTVAKSRGKYAGYTIISSISFVTIKETYGPFGTIRGTPFTVPWEVGSFAGFYGLCGYYIDGIGVYLKPKN, encoded by the exons ATTCCTCTCGAAGAGATCAAATCGGGAACCAACAACTTTAGTGATCAAAATCTTATTGCAAGAGGCGGGTTTGGAAATGTATATATAGGCAAACTCACCATATCTGGGCACCAAACTACCGTCGCTGTTAAGAGGCTTGACCGTACACATGGACAAGGGGTTCATGAGTTCTTGATGGAAATTCAAATGCTTACGTGTTATAAGCATGAAAACCTCATTACTCTTGTTGGTTTTTGTGAAGAAAGTGGAGAATGTATTCTTGTTTATGAGCATGCAAAACATGGAAGTCTAGACAAATATCTAAGCGACGATAAGCTCTCGTGGGTGCAACGTCTCAAAATAAGCATTGGCGCAGCTCGTGGTTTCAATTACCTTCATAATGATGTGGGACCCCAACACAGGGTCTTGCATCGGGACATAAAGAGCTCAAACATTCTACTAAACGAGAATTGGGAAGCAAAAGTATCTGATTTTGGATTGTCAAAAATTGGCCCTTCTAATGTTGAGTTCACATTTCTCGTGACTCGTGCTTGTGGTACTTTCGGCTATATTGATCCTGAGTATAGGAAAACCGGCATTCTTACCAAAGAATCAGACGTGTATTCGTTTGGGGTGGTCCTATTTGAAATATTGTGTGGAAGGCTTGCACTTGTTAATAAATATCAAGATGAACGTCGGTTTCTAGATTCACTTGCACCACGAGCTTGTGAACAACATAGTTTAGATGAGATAACCCTTCCTAGTATCCGGCATGATATGAAGGAATCTTCCTTTAACATTTACTCTATGGTAGCATATCAATGTTTGAAAGAAAACCGTGTTGAACGGCCAACGATGGCATGGATAGTTGAGAAACTCGAAGAGGCATTAAAGCTTCAA GTTGATAGCAAAGTTGCAGGATTCATTCGGGTAGGACCTTGGGGAAAACAAAGTGGAGATCCTATGAATAGCTGGTCTTTTGAACTTGGGCCAGGTCTTAGGATGCAAAAGATAGTTATTGATTATGGTAATGATGTGATACACTCTCTCATGTTCATTGCTGAATGTCAGGGTGTTTTGCACACGTCTAAGAAGCTTGGTGGTTTGGCTGGGGGACAAACAGTTTCCGAG GTCAAGTTTGATTTTGACGAGGAAATTATTGGTATGAATGGAAGCATTGGTGCTCAAGATAGTGACACAATAATTTCGTCACTTTCTTTTATAACGAACAAGAGAACCCATGGTCCTTTTGGTCGACCATCCAACTCCGTTTTCTCAATACCGTTGGAGAAAGGGTCATTAGTTGGATTCTACGGTTTTGCTGGTAATTATATTGATGGGATCGGTGTCTATGTGAAAGCCTATGATGAAATCACGAGGGTGGGAACATGGGGAGGGCGTTATGTTGAACCGCGGCCACCGAATACTTGGCACTTCCAACTACAGAGAAATCATCATTTGAAAAATATAACCATTGAACATGGCGATCTCATCTATTCTCTAATGTTCACCACACAATATAGAGGGTTAACGCACACTTCTGCAAAAGCCGGTGGTTGGAATGGCGGGGAAAAACTTTCTAAG GTAACACTCGACTGGAATGAAGAAATTATTGCTATTAGTGGAACAGTTGCAAAGTCAAGGGGAAAATATGCGGGTTACACGATCATTTCATCAATATCATTTGTGACGATCAAAGAAACCTATGGTCCATTTGGTACCATAAGAGGGACGCCTTTTACGGTACCATGGGAAGTTGGTTCATTTGCTGGTTTTTACGGCCTGTGTGGGTATTATATTGATGGGATTGGCGTCTATTTGAAGCCTAAAAACTAG
- the LOC110925150 gene encoding uncharacterized protein LOC110925150: MHRLPTKLELQKRDIDVGDAWCDLCEDGLDSTLHLFTECKFAMEVWHRIGTWCRLPPIFAFDVRDLLCLFKDAAGGKQGKRIVQGIVIVALWCIWLARNEKSFNQREVKENNIGGTLITLQYNN; the protein is encoded by the exons ATGCATCGGTTACCTACCAAGTTGGAATTGCAAAAAAGAGATATAGATGTCGGGGACGCATGGTGCGATCTCTGTGAAGACGGATTGGATTCAACTTTGCACTTATTCACAGAATGTAAGTTTGCTATGGAAGTTTGGCATAGGATTGGGACGTGGTGTCGGCTCCCGCCGATCTTCGCTTTTGACGTTCGGGATTTATTATGCTTATTCAAAGACGCCGCTGGAGGTAAGCAAGGTAAAAGAATAGTCCAAGGAATTGTCATTGTAGCACTGTGGTGTATTTGGTTAGCCCGTAACGAGAAGAGTTTCAACCAAAGGGAGGTAAAG GAAAACAATATTGGAGGAACTCTTATCACATTGCAATATAACaattag
- the LOC110921329 gene encoding DExH-box ATP-dependent RNA helicase DExH16, mitochondrial isoform X3, whose product MASFLLLRRSTVSHTFFSNANFAASICIYTTSRQFSSSTGTVKIDFTDLTRPHTWYPAARRKKRNVFLHVGPTNSGKTYSALKRLEQSSSGVYCGPLRLLAWEVAKRLNKANVPCDLITGQEKEIVDGARHKAVTVEMADVSHDYDCAVIDEIQMIGCRSRGFSFTRALLGIPADELHLCGDAAAVPLIQEILSVTGDNIEVQYYDRLSPLVPSKIPLRSFSDIRTGDCIVTFSRRNIYKLKKRIEDDGRHLCSVVYGSLPPETRTRQATMFNDESSEFDVLVASDAIGMGLNLNISRIIFSEMEKFDGLEMRPLSVPEIKQIAGRAGRYGSKFPVGEVTCLDKKDLPLIHSSLNCPSPILESAGLFPTFDLLYMYSRSHVNVGLCQILKVAAVLDELPISLHDKYLFCLSPADMNDEILSQGLTQFACQYAKNRIVRLKEIFTPGTLKVPKTQAELKELESIHKVLELYVWLSFRLDDSFPDRDLAASQKSICGMLIEDFLERLGFQKPIPIPKRLKQIR is encoded by the exons ATGgcctcttttcttcttcttcgcCGGTCAACCGTTTCTCATACCTTTTTCTCCAATG CTAATTTTGCAGCATCAATTTGTATATACACTACCTCAAGGCAGTTTAGCAGTTCCACCGGTACAGTGAAGATTGATTTTACGGACCTCAC TCGTCCTCATACATGGTATCCAGCCGCCCGACGGAAGAAGCGAAATGTATTTCTTCATGTGGGCCCAACAAACAGTGGGAAGACATATAGTGCACTGAAGCGATTGGAACAAAGTTCATCGG GTGTCTATTGTGGTCCGTTGAGACTGTTAGCATGGGAAGTAGCAAAACGGCTAAATAAAGCGAACGTTCCTTGTGATTTAATTACCGGACAAGAAAAAGAGATTGTTGACGGTGCAAGGCATAAAGCCGTCACAGTCGAGATGGCTGATGTCAGCCATGATTACGACTGTGCAGTTATTGATGAAATTCAG ATGATAGGTTGCAGGTCTCGTGGATTTTCATTTACACGTGCCCTTTTAGGTATTCCAGCTGACGAGCTTCACCTCTGTGGAGATGCTGCTGCTGTCCCATTAATTCAGGAAATTTTAAGTGTGACTGGTGATAATATAGAG GTACAATACTATGACCGACTTTCGCCGTTAGTACCATCGAAAATCCCTCTTAGATCTTTTTCAGATATTAGAACGGGTGATTGTATTGTGACTTTTTCACGCCGTAATATATACAAACTAAAG AAACGAATTGAAGATGACGGGAGACATCTGTGTTCTGTGGTTTATGGTTCATTGCCTCCAGAGACACGAACAAGGCAG GCAACGATGTTCAACGATGAAAGTAGCGAGTTTGACGTTCTTGTAGCAAGTGATGCTATTGGCATGGGCCTCAATCTCAACATTTCTAGAATTATATTTTCAGAAATGGAGAAATTCGATGGACTAGAAATGCGACCACTTTCTGTACCCGAAATAAAACAAATCGCTG GTAGAGCTGGCAGGTACGGATCTAAATTTCCAGTTGGTGAAGTGACTTGCTTGGATAAAAAAGATCTACCCTTAATTCACTCCTCACTAAATTGCCCGTCTCCGATTCTAGAG AGTGCTGGATTATTTCCCACCTTCGACCTCCTATACATGTACTCTCGTTCACATGTAAATGTTGGTCTGTGCCAAATTCTG AAAGTTGCTGCAGTACTTGATGAGTTGCCAATTTCTCTGCATGATAAGTATCTTTTTTGTCTTAG TCCAGCTGACATGAATGATGAAATATTATCTCAGGGACTCACTCAG TTTGCCTGTCAATATGCAAAGAATCGGATTGTTcgacttaaagaaatatttactcCAGGCACACTTAAGGTGCCAAAGACCCAAGCTGAACTCAAGGAACTTGAATCAATTCATAAG GTTCTGGAGTTATACGTGTGGTTAAGTTTCCGGCTTGATGATTCCTTCCCTGATCGAGACCTTGCGGCATCACAAAAATCAATTTGTGGCAT GCTGATTGAAGATTTCTTGGAAAGACTAGGGTTTCAGAAACCAATACCGATACCGAAGAGATTAAAACAGATTCGATAG
- the LOC110921329 gene encoding DExH-box ATP-dependent RNA helicase DExH16, mitochondrial isoform X4, whose amino-acid sequence MASFLLLRRSTVSHTFFSNANFAASICIYTTSRQFSSSTGTVKIDFTDLTRPHTWYPAARRKKRNVFLHVGPTNSGKTYSALKRLEQSSSGVYCGPLRLLAWEVAKRLNKANVPCDLITGQEKEIVDGARHKAVTVEMADVSHDYDCAVIDEIQMIGCRSRGFSFTRALLGIPADELHLCGDAAAVPLIQEILSVTGDNIEVQYYDRLSPLVPSKIPLRSFSDIRTGDCIVTFSRRNIYKLKKRIEDDGRHLCSVVYGSLPPETRTRQATMFNDESSEFDVLVASDAIGMGLNLNISRIIFSEMEKFDGLEMRPLSVPEIKQIAGRAGRYGSKFPVGEVTCLDKKDLPLIHSSLNCPSPILESAGLFPTFDLLYMYSRSHVNVGLCQILEEFVENAKLSENYFITNCEEMLKVAAVLDELPISLHDKYLFCLSPADMNDEILSQGLTQFACQYAKNRIVRLKEIFTPGTLKVPKTQAELKELESIHKLQLKNLLLWV is encoded by the exons ATGgcctcttttcttcttcttcgcCGGTCAACCGTTTCTCATACCTTTTTCTCCAATG CTAATTTTGCAGCATCAATTTGTATATACACTACCTCAAGGCAGTTTAGCAGTTCCACCGGTACAGTGAAGATTGATTTTACGGACCTCAC TCGTCCTCATACATGGTATCCAGCCGCCCGACGGAAGAAGCGAAATGTATTTCTTCATGTGGGCCCAACAAACAGTGGGAAGACATATAGTGCACTGAAGCGATTGGAACAAAGTTCATCGG GTGTCTATTGTGGTCCGTTGAGACTGTTAGCATGGGAAGTAGCAAAACGGCTAAATAAAGCGAACGTTCCTTGTGATTTAATTACCGGACAAGAAAAAGAGATTGTTGACGGTGCAAGGCATAAAGCCGTCACAGTCGAGATGGCTGATGTCAGCCATGATTACGACTGTGCAGTTATTGATGAAATTCAG ATGATAGGTTGCAGGTCTCGTGGATTTTCATTTACACGTGCCCTTTTAGGTATTCCAGCTGACGAGCTTCACCTCTGTGGAGATGCTGCTGCTGTCCCATTAATTCAGGAAATTTTAAGTGTGACTGGTGATAATATAGAG GTACAATACTATGACCGACTTTCGCCGTTAGTACCATCGAAAATCCCTCTTAGATCTTTTTCAGATATTAGAACGGGTGATTGTATTGTGACTTTTTCACGCCGTAATATATACAAACTAAAG AAACGAATTGAAGATGACGGGAGACATCTGTGTTCTGTGGTTTATGGTTCATTGCCTCCAGAGACACGAACAAGGCAG GCAACGATGTTCAACGATGAAAGTAGCGAGTTTGACGTTCTTGTAGCAAGTGATGCTATTGGCATGGGCCTCAATCTCAACATTTCTAGAATTATATTTTCAGAAATGGAGAAATTCGATGGACTAGAAATGCGACCACTTTCTGTACCCGAAATAAAACAAATCGCTG GTAGAGCTGGCAGGTACGGATCTAAATTTCCAGTTGGTGAAGTGACTTGCTTGGATAAAAAAGATCTACCCTTAATTCACTCCTCACTAAATTGCCCGTCTCCGATTCTAGAG AGTGCTGGATTATTTCCCACCTTCGACCTCCTATACATGTACTCTCGTTCACATGTAAATGTTGGTCTGTGCCAAATTCTG GAAGAATTTGTGGAGAATGCAAAGTTATCGGAAAACTATTTTATTACTAATTGTGAAGAAATGTTG AAAGTTGCTGCAGTACTTGATGAGTTGCCAATTTCTCTGCATGATAAGTATCTTTTTTGTCTTAG TCCAGCTGACATGAATGATGAAATATTATCTCAGGGACTCACTCAG TTTGCCTGTCAATATGCAAAGAATCGGATTGTTcgacttaaagaaatatttactcCAGGCACACTTAAGGTGCCAAAGACCCAAGCTGAACTCAAGGAACTTGAATCAATTCATAAG TTGCAACTTAAAAACCTCCTCCTATGGGTGTGA
- the LOC110921329 gene encoding DExH-box ATP-dependent RNA helicase DExH16, mitochondrial isoform X1, with the protein MASFLLLRRSTVSHTFFSNANFAASICIYTTSRQFSSSTGTVKIDFTDLTRPHTWYPAARRKKRNVFLHVGPTNSGKTYSALKRLEQSSSGVYCGPLRLLAWEVAKRLNKANVPCDLITGQEKEIVDGARHKAVTVEMADVSHDYDCAVIDEIQMIGCRSRGFSFTRALLGIPADELHLCGDAAAVPLIQEILSVTGDNIEVQYYDRLSPLVPSKIPLRSFSDIRTGDCIVTFSRRNIYKLKKRIEDDGRHLCSVVYGSLPPETRTRQATMFNDESSEFDVLVASDAIGMGLNLNISRIIFSEMEKFDGLEMRPLSVPEIKQIAGRAGRYGSKFPVGEVTCLDKKDLPLIHSSLNCPSPILESAGLFPTFDLLYMYSRSHVNVGLCQILEEFVENAKLSENYFITNCEEMLKVAAVLDELPISLHDKYLFCLSPADMNDEILSQGLTQFACQYAKNRIVRLKEIFTPGTLKVPKTQAELKELESIHKVLELYVWLSFRLDDSFPDRDLAASQKSICGMLIEDFLERLGFQKPIPIPKRLKQIR; encoded by the exons ATGgcctcttttcttcttcttcgcCGGTCAACCGTTTCTCATACCTTTTTCTCCAATG CTAATTTTGCAGCATCAATTTGTATATACACTACCTCAAGGCAGTTTAGCAGTTCCACCGGTACAGTGAAGATTGATTTTACGGACCTCAC TCGTCCTCATACATGGTATCCAGCCGCCCGACGGAAGAAGCGAAATGTATTTCTTCATGTGGGCCCAACAAACAGTGGGAAGACATATAGTGCACTGAAGCGATTGGAACAAAGTTCATCGG GTGTCTATTGTGGTCCGTTGAGACTGTTAGCATGGGAAGTAGCAAAACGGCTAAATAAAGCGAACGTTCCTTGTGATTTAATTACCGGACAAGAAAAAGAGATTGTTGACGGTGCAAGGCATAAAGCCGTCACAGTCGAGATGGCTGATGTCAGCCATGATTACGACTGTGCAGTTATTGATGAAATTCAG ATGATAGGTTGCAGGTCTCGTGGATTTTCATTTACACGTGCCCTTTTAGGTATTCCAGCTGACGAGCTTCACCTCTGTGGAGATGCTGCTGCTGTCCCATTAATTCAGGAAATTTTAAGTGTGACTGGTGATAATATAGAG GTACAATACTATGACCGACTTTCGCCGTTAGTACCATCGAAAATCCCTCTTAGATCTTTTTCAGATATTAGAACGGGTGATTGTATTGTGACTTTTTCACGCCGTAATATATACAAACTAAAG AAACGAATTGAAGATGACGGGAGACATCTGTGTTCTGTGGTTTATGGTTCATTGCCTCCAGAGACACGAACAAGGCAG GCAACGATGTTCAACGATGAAAGTAGCGAGTTTGACGTTCTTGTAGCAAGTGATGCTATTGGCATGGGCCTCAATCTCAACATTTCTAGAATTATATTTTCAGAAATGGAGAAATTCGATGGACTAGAAATGCGACCACTTTCTGTACCCGAAATAAAACAAATCGCTG GTAGAGCTGGCAGGTACGGATCTAAATTTCCAGTTGGTGAAGTGACTTGCTTGGATAAAAAAGATCTACCCTTAATTCACTCCTCACTAAATTGCCCGTCTCCGATTCTAGAG AGTGCTGGATTATTTCCCACCTTCGACCTCCTATACATGTACTCTCGTTCACATGTAAATGTTGGTCTGTGCCAAATTCTG GAAGAATTTGTGGAGAATGCAAAGTTATCGGAAAACTATTTTATTACTAATTGTGAAGAAATGTTG AAAGTTGCTGCAGTACTTGATGAGTTGCCAATTTCTCTGCATGATAAGTATCTTTTTTGTCTTAG TCCAGCTGACATGAATGATGAAATATTATCTCAGGGACTCACTCAG TTTGCCTGTCAATATGCAAAGAATCGGATTGTTcgacttaaagaaatatttactcCAGGCACACTTAAGGTGCCAAAGACCCAAGCTGAACTCAAGGAACTTGAATCAATTCATAAG GTTCTGGAGTTATACGTGTGGTTAAGTTTCCGGCTTGATGATTCCTTCCCTGATCGAGACCTTGCGGCATCACAAAAATCAATTTGTGGCAT GCTGATTGAAGATTTCTTGGAAAGACTAGGGTTTCAGAAACCAATACCGATACCGAAGAGATTAAAACAGATTCGATAG
- the LOC110921329 gene encoding DExH-box ATP-dependent RNA helicase DExH16, mitochondrial isoform X2 has product MRGNRMESVNPRPSSANFAASICIYTTSRQFSSSTGTVKIDFTDLTRPHTWYPAARRKKRNVFLHVGPTNSGKTYSALKRLEQSSSGVYCGPLRLLAWEVAKRLNKANVPCDLITGQEKEIVDGARHKAVTVEMADVSHDYDCAVIDEIQMIGCRSRGFSFTRALLGIPADELHLCGDAAAVPLIQEILSVTGDNIEVQYYDRLSPLVPSKIPLRSFSDIRTGDCIVTFSRRNIYKLKKRIEDDGRHLCSVVYGSLPPETRTRQATMFNDESSEFDVLVASDAIGMGLNLNISRIIFSEMEKFDGLEMRPLSVPEIKQIAGRAGRYGSKFPVGEVTCLDKKDLPLIHSSLNCPSPILESAGLFPTFDLLYMYSRSHVNVGLCQILEEFVENAKLSENYFITNCEEMLKVAAVLDELPISLHDKYLFCLSPADMNDEILSQGLTQFACQYAKNRIVRLKEIFTPGTLKVPKTQAELKELESIHKVLELYVWLSFRLDDSFPDRDLAASQKSICGMLIEDFLERLGFQKPIPIPKRLKQIR; this is encoded by the exons ATGCGCGGGAACCGGATGGAATCCGTAAACCCTCGCCCCTCGTCAG CTAATTTTGCAGCATCAATTTGTATATACACTACCTCAAGGCAGTTTAGCAGTTCCACCGGTACAGTGAAGATTGATTTTACGGACCTCAC TCGTCCTCATACATGGTATCCAGCCGCCCGACGGAAGAAGCGAAATGTATTTCTTCATGTGGGCCCAACAAACAGTGGGAAGACATATAGTGCACTGAAGCGATTGGAACAAAGTTCATCGG GTGTCTATTGTGGTCCGTTGAGACTGTTAGCATGGGAAGTAGCAAAACGGCTAAATAAAGCGAACGTTCCTTGTGATTTAATTACCGGACAAGAAAAAGAGATTGTTGACGGTGCAAGGCATAAAGCCGTCACAGTCGAGATGGCTGATGTCAGCCATGATTACGACTGTGCAGTTATTGATGAAATTCAG ATGATAGGTTGCAGGTCTCGTGGATTTTCATTTACACGTGCCCTTTTAGGTATTCCAGCTGACGAGCTTCACCTCTGTGGAGATGCTGCTGCTGTCCCATTAATTCAGGAAATTTTAAGTGTGACTGGTGATAATATAGAG GTACAATACTATGACCGACTTTCGCCGTTAGTACCATCGAAAATCCCTCTTAGATCTTTTTCAGATATTAGAACGGGTGATTGTATTGTGACTTTTTCACGCCGTAATATATACAAACTAAAG AAACGAATTGAAGATGACGGGAGACATCTGTGTTCTGTGGTTTATGGTTCATTGCCTCCAGAGACACGAACAAGGCAG GCAACGATGTTCAACGATGAAAGTAGCGAGTTTGACGTTCTTGTAGCAAGTGATGCTATTGGCATGGGCCTCAATCTCAACATTTCTAGAATTATATTTTCAGAAATGGAGAAATTCGATGGACTAGAAATGCGACCACTTTCTGTACCCGAAATAAAACAAATCGCTG GTAGAGCTGGCAGGTACGGATCTAAATTTCCAGTTGGTGAAGTGACTTGCTTGGATAAAAAAGATCTACCCTTAATTCACTCCTCACTAAATTGCCCGTCTCCGATTCTAGAG AGTGCTGGATTATTTCCCACCTTCGACCTCCTATACATGTACTCTCGTTCACATGTAAATGTTGGTCTGTGCCAAATTCTG GAAGAATTTGTGGAGAATGCAAAGTTATCGGAAAACTATTTTATTACTAATTGTGAAGAAATGTTG AAAGTTGCTGCAGTACTTGATGAGTTGCCAATTTCTCTGCATGATAAGTATCTTTTTTGTCTTAG TCCAGCTGACATGAATGATGAAATATTATCTCAGGGACTCACTCAG TTTGCCTGTCAATATGCAAAGAATCGGATTGTTcgacttaaagaaatatttactcCAGGCACACTTAAGGTGCCAAAGACCCAAGCTGAACTCAAGGAACTTGAATCAATTCATAAG GTTCTGGAGTTATACGTGTGGTTAAGTTTCCGGCTTGATGATTCCTTCCCTGATCGAGACCTTGCGGCATCACAAAAATCAATTTGTGGCAT GCTGATTGAAGATTTCTTGGAAAGACTAGGGTTTCAGAAACCAATACCGATACCGAAGAGATTAAAACAGATTCGATAG